A segment of the Colletotrichum destructivum chromosome 3, complete sequence genome:
ACCGAAGCGGCCAAGAATGAAACCCTGGATGCTGCCCTCCGTCAAGACAAGGTGGTCTTCTTTCTACATCTTCTTGGGCTAGACACCAACGGACACTCGTATCGTCCCTACTCGAAGGAATATCTCAACAACATTAAGGTCGTGGATCAAGGCGTCGAGGAAATCACGGCGCTCATCGAGAAGTTCTACGCCGATGATCGGACCGCCTTCGTCTTCACAGCGGACCACGGCATGAGTGACTGGGGAAGTCATGGCGATGGCCATCCAAACAACACTCGTACACCCTTGATCACCTGGGGCTCTGGCATCGCTTTGCCGGTGCTCACACCCGATTCTGTCGCTCCGGGGCACGACGAGTACTCGTCCGACTGGAATCTTGACGGTGTCAAACGCCACGACGTGGCGCAAGCCGATATTGCGGCCCTGATGGCATACTTGATTGGCGTGGAATTCCCTGCCAACTCAGTCGGCGAGCTTCCCCTATCGTATGTCTCGTCGAGCATCGACGAGAAAGCGCAAGCGGCCTTGGTCAATGCCCGCGAAATTCTTGAAATGTACCGGGTCAAGGAAGAACGAAAGAGGGCCACGGAACTGCGCTATCGACCGTTCCGACCACTTAGCGACACGGATCTCACCCCCAGCCGTCGTGTGGAGGATATTCAACGCCTCATTGACGCTGGAAATTACGAAGAGGCCATTGAAGAGTCAGCTGCTCTCGTGAAGATTGCCTTGGAAGGTCTGAGATATCTCCAAACTTATGACTGGCTCTTCCTCCGCACACTGATTACCATTGGCTATCTTGGGTGGATGGCGTTCGCACTCACTGTCGTCGTTGGCTTGCATGTGTTGCGAGGCAGCCACCCCCCTTCTCATACGACCACGGGTACAACAGTGTTCACATCCATCCTCGCAGCGCTGTACGCGTCTTTCATCGTTTCCAAATCACCGGTCACCTACTACGCGTACGGTTTTTTCCCCGTTGTGTTTTGGGAGGAGGTTTGGGCTCGACGCGGCTCACTTGTTCAAGGGCGCCATGTGCTTTTCGGGCATATCAAGACTGGAGGTGGCGTGGCTTCATTCTTGTTGAACGTTGTGGTTTACATTGGCGTGATTGTCTCTCTGGTAAGCCATATTCTCATTGTTTCGACCGTTGCGATGTCATTAACCCGGCCCAGGCTCTAGGATACATACATCGCGAGGTGTTGACCGTCATTTATGTCCTTGCGGCCTTCTGGCCTATGACTTATGGCTTGAGATTTCTCCACACGAACACGTTCCTATCTGTGATCTGGTTTGTCTCGTGCCTCGTCATGAGTGTGTTCACGCTGCTTCCGGCTATGAAATCAGAGGACATCCCTCTTATGTATGTCTAAACCGACCTTCCCCGTGAGTCAATTCATAGACTTACCCATTACAGTGTTGCCGGCGGAACCGTTATGACGGTCATTGGTCTGGCCTATCTTGTCTGGGAAGAAAGGCTCCTGGCAAGACCAgcgctgccgacggcgagggccttgacTGGTATCCAGGTAGATACATGCTCATTCCGGGAACCTTCCTACACAGCTAACACAGGTAACAATAGGTCGGCCTCATCCTGCTCGCCATCATAGTTACTCGATCCAGCACCTTGTCCCTCCAGGCGAAACTAGGGCTGCCTCGGGGCAATCAGGTGGTTGGGTGGATCGTTCTGGGTAAGCGCACATGGTATTTAGACGTTGGATGGTGCTAACCGTTTTGTAGTTATTTCACTGCTCATGCCCTTAGCCCATCGCCTCCAGCCCAACAATCACTACATGCACCGCCTGATGACTATGTTCTTGACCTGCGCTCCGACGTTTGTAATTCTAACCATTTCCTAC
Coding sequences within it:
- a CDS encoding Putative sulfatase, GPI ethanolamine phosphate transferase 1; the encoded protein is MAVSSRAGFLAVAVVFHLVYIYSIFDIYFVSPIVSGMKLVQIDRSDHVKAPADRLVLFVGDGLRADKAFQFFPEPYPESEGDLTPRPLAPFLRSRVLEHGTFGVSHTRVPTESRPGHVALIAGLYEDVSAVATGWKLNPVNFDSVFNRSRHTWSWGSPDILPMFQEGAVPGRVDSYTYGHEFEDFSQDALQLDYWVFDHVKELFTEAAKNETLDAALRQDKVVFFLHLLGLDTNGHSYRPYSKEYLNNIKVVDQGVEEITALIEKFYADDRTAFVFTADHGMSDWGSHGDGHPNNTRTPLITWGSGIALPVLTPDSVAPGHDEYSSDWNLDGVKRHDVAQADIAALMAYLIGVEFPANSVGELPLSYVSSSIDEKAQAALVNAREILEMYRVKEERKRATELRYRPFRPLSDTDLTPSRRVEDIQRLIDAGNYEEAIEESAALVKIALEGLRYLQTYDWLFLRTLITIGYLGWMAFALTVVVGLHVLRGSHPPSHTTTGTTVFTSILAALYASFIVSKSPVTYYAYGFFPVVFWEEVWARRGSLVQGRHVLFGHIKTGGGVASFLLNVVVYIGVIVSLALGYIHREVLTVIYVLAAFWPMTYGLRFLHTNTFLSVIWFVSCLVMSVFTLLPAMKSEDIPLIVAGGTVMTVIGLAYLVWEERLLARPALPTARALTGIQVGLILLAIIVTRSSTLSLQAKLGLPRGNQVVGWIVLVISLLMPLAHRLQPNNHYMHRLMTMFLTCAPTFVILTISYEGLFYVAFSILLVAWVGLEHRVFVLNRSPPDEQRLQHYGTSNIGPDKSPWSPRALTLADARVSLFFFVLLQSAFFSTGNVASVSSFSLDSVYRLIPIFDPFSQGALLILKLMVPFALISANLGILNVRLGVAPSALFMVVMAISDVLTLYFFWVVKDEGSWLEIGSTISHFVIASLLCVFVAALEGVSALFISGIEVEGPRGEGGQNGTVASGTKADTNANGKTPSVIASS